The Phragmites australis chromosome 1, lpPhrAust1.1, whole genome shotgun sequence genomic interval CGATGAGCCAAATGACTAGATAAAGAACCAAATAGGGGGAGAGAAACAGCAGAAGAAAGAAAACTGTACTCAGAATTTTCTTCTTTGTGTGAAATACTCCACTTTTATGTTAACACCAATTACCGCGGTTCAGGGGAGCATAGGATTAATAACATCGGAGAGAGGATCACCTCCTCTACAAAAAGGATTAGGGGCACATTTCCGGAGAAAATCGCAAAACTGCCAGAATGCATGTTTGGTGAAATGAAGCATTCACGGAAATTCCGGATGAATTCTGGGCACAAATAGTAACATATTGTACCTTGTCCAAATATAGAAGCTAATGGCCTTAAATCACACGTTCACACTTCCGTCTGCTAAAAGCCAAACCATAGTCCCCCATACTGATACTATGGTCCGATAACTTTCTCCAGATTGGACAAGGACATTCCATCCTTCTTGATTGAGGATTTCTCTAATCTCTCCAACGAAACACTGATTCTAACATTACCTTTTCCCCGCAATTAAGATGAGAATCCATTGAAGTCCACTCATCATGTTATATTTGATATACACcttggaaaataattttatgcaTAATAGCCTGTAGATATATACTTCCTGTGTTAGTAAATCAATTAATATTCTTGTGCCATATATCTTTTCATAAGTTCCTTTTTATATATTCCCCTATATTTGTCTGGGACAGAAAGGGATGACTAGTATTCGGCAGCAAGATATTGCATGGATAGGTACATACACACGGCCACACGGGCGTCAAAGATTGTATTAATTGTTGCTGTCTGAGAGATGACCGAGTGATGGACGAGGCTGTTGTTATCATAGGTGGCTTAAAGGGCACGAGAGATCTAGAATTGGGAGCTAGGAAGAGGCAAAAGCTTTGGCATATCGCGTCCTTGTTGCGCCACGGAACAGATGATTTCCACCCGATCACACCATCTGGGCTGGCATCTCCAGCCGTCCGTCTCCAGATCAAATGGCACATCATGCATTCCCTTCAGTTTGCCAGGTAATGCACATCATCAAATCTCTCACTATTGGACAATGCCTTGGTGCGTGTTTGATGTACTACGCTACGAAAAAGTCTCCGATCTCCAATACAATTTGTTGCTCTAACTCGAAGTGGCTAGGATCATGAGCGCTCACGTTAACATCAGTGTAGCCTCTACTATCTTTCAATTGCTAATATATATACAAATGGCATTAAAAAAATGGGCCATGGTCTGTGTGGGATAGCACAGGGGTAGGAAACATTGGATAAACAAcccaaattttgcaaaaaggGATGGACTTCAGAAAAGCACCGGATATACGAGTAGAATAGAATCGACTACCGGTACGTACTTTTGTACCCATGCAGTTTATTATAGATAGCCTCTTAACCACCTAGAGACATGGCACAACATATAATCTACTAACAGTAATGGAGCGCCTTAaaatatttatgtatatttCCTCAGCCCAAGCTTCTCTACCACCTTCCAAGAAAATAATATCTACGCAGTTAACAAATTTTGCTTGATAACAAAGTATATACCAGATATGATGCTGCTATAGCCAACTTCATAAACCTCCAATTGCCAGAGAACGCAGACCATGGATCACCGGTGAAGTGTATGTGCTCGCCAACTATGTTCTGCCAGAATACATCAATAAAAATAAGAACTATGCTAATCACTCATTAATTGTTTTCCCTCGTATTAGTATACTAGCTAATCTAAAGAGGCATGATCAATTAGCAAAGATCCAATGACCAATCAAATCCGAATACCAAAAGAATAACGCATGTTAAGATTCAGATAAGTTCGCAATGCCAATCCTCCTAAGCCTCCCCTAATACCGTTGGAGTCATCCCCATCCTCCGTTCCGTTTCTGCCACCCTCCAGACAAGGACAGCCCAACGCCACCCTGTAACTACTGTTCACTCTAATAGGGGCAGTTCGGTCATTTTACTGACTATTGGAGGGGATGGGTGTGTCTCCCGGTGTGTGGTATTTTTATAGCAAACACCAGTATATATTGCTGTTCTGtaccctccctctctctccccacccATTTTCCTCTAACCTTTAGCTttcctccctctccccctccgaCCTCGCTCCTTCCGTCTTCTCTCCTCTTTCCTTCCTCTAACAAGAACTAGTTCTAGCCATTCAGATCCTAAGTTACTGATTTTGCTGCTTCTTGTTGGAGTTAGATTTGTTGTTGCTGAGTTGAAGCTAGTATCATGAGTCCACCGAGTGTGATGGGGCAGTTTGGAGACACAACCTACACCAAGGTTTTTGTTGGGGGACTGGCATGGGAAACCCAGAAGGAGACCATGAGGAAGTACTTTGAGCAGTTTGGGGAGATCCTGGAGGCCGTTGTCATCACTGACAAGAACACTGGCAGATCCAAGGGCTACGGATTTGTATGATCCTACACAGTTCATCTCCTTTATATGCATTTAATTACAGTTCAATTTGTAAACATTTCAGTTCTCTGTCATgcgttcttttctttctttcctgatGCAATATGTAATGCTTGCTTACTTTCAATTAAATACGCACCGTAAATTCGCACTGTAGGTTACCTTCCGGGACCCGGATGCGGCGACGAGGGCTTGTGTTGATCCCGCGCCGGTGATCGATGGGAGGAGGGCAAACTGTAATCTGGCTTCCCTTGGGGTTCAAAGATCTAGGCCTCCGACCCCACAGCATGGTTAGATATTTACCATTATTTCACCAGCTATACAAAATAACATAGACGAAACAGTAAGGTACTTGCTTAATTGAAAGGCTTTGATAACACGTTCTCTTGAGTTGAATAGAGCCCATCGCTAAAagttcttgaaaaagaaaagtcaTAATAATTATAGATGCACTACCTCTTGTATGTTAATAGGATTTTAATATATAGTTTCATGATCACAAATTAGctatcatgatttttttaggGGAATAGCTGTCATCATTTTATGCGCTGAAGGTTCCTTCATGCCATTAGGATAAACGAAGAGCTTAAAGAACAAGATAACAAGTTGCCTAACTTTGATAACTGGCCTAGCCTCAAGTGCTAAATGAGGATCTTGTGTTGGCACCAAGTAGAGAATAAAATGCTCAAATGTCTAACTTTATCTTAGTGCTACCTTATTTTCCTAAAAACAGTGATTTTGCCAAAATGGTTCATGTTTGTCGAATTGCTTTcagtaagaaaaataaatatctataGCCTTAAAAGGATATGCTGCTGGGATTACTTGCTGGAAAAAGGTGCAGCGCAAGGAACATCAATGGTACAAAGATGTTAGTTATCCTCGAGCTAAGTGCCTTGTTTCAGATAATGTAGTATACTATTTGTAATTCCTAGGCGTGGATAATAATTCTAGCCGATGAAGCCATAATCATAAAGTAATAAGGACAGAAACAAGAATCTTTTACTTCTACTATGTCGTCTTGCAACTGATAGACTGGAGACTGTCAGAATAAATTCACCAGTGGTGCATCTGACATGTGAATGACTGATTTTAGTGCCTTTTCCTAATAAATATTAGCAAGCAATGTGGGTAAATTTGCTTCTGTTTTGCTGATTATGTTGCTACAGGAGGGGCTAGGAGCTTTAGGGTGATGAAATCCTTTAGCCAGCAGACAGGGATCCAAGGTGGACTGGGCGCAGCTTTTCCTTCTCATGCCACCTTCCCTCATTATGCCATCCCACAAGGCCTCCCTTACCATGTCTATGGGtaatctctccctccctcggccccccctcctctctctctctctctctctctctctctctctctctcatgtggtCAGAGTCAGGACCCTATGAAACTGGAAAGTACCCAAAGGACCAACCATGaaccggaggggggggggggggccgTATCACATGCATGACATGCCACCTTGGTCAATGGTGAATGGGCATGTAAGCTTTTTATCTTGCATGCCTCTCACACACAAACATAAAGTGGCGGGGCACGTTCTAGTGCCATATGATAGCGGCCCAGACATAAGATCGCCCGTAGGCTGTGTTTGGTTCGGTTTATTCTGATTTTTGCTTCTCTGAAGCTAGATGTCGAACTAAACAGCTTAGTTATTAAGCTGTTTTTGGATAGCTGAAAAGTTAGTTTCTgataaaataaacaaaaagCTGAGGAACTGGTTAAGATGACCTTTTCCGACTTTCGGTGTgttgagaaactaaaaatttattaaaaaaaccaaTAGAAAAAGCCTACAGCCAGAAACCAGAAAAGTAATTTTTCAACCAAAAAAGCCAAAAAGCCTCAGTCCAACCAAAAAGTCCCTTAGTCAGCATACATGCGAGCaacaatctctctctctctctctctctcaaaatcAAGTGGCTCGCTCTAGCACATTGCAACATAAGTACATGATTAACTTGTAACGAACAGAGCTAATCTATGCTCCTTTCCTTCACTCTGCAGGTACTCTCCCTATGCTCCAGACTACGGTTATCCCACAGTAAGTACCTAGTTAACATTGCTAATAAGCTCTATTtacaaaaccaaaaaatataGTATGGTTATTTTTATTCATTTCACATTGGTCGGTTTGTGGAGATCAGAAACATAAATCACCGTACCTCGATGTTTGGCATGCACGCCATCAAAAGTGCATCAAAAGTATTTGTTGTGCTATGCATTTATCACAAGAATTATGATATGATAAACAATGCATGGAAAATTGCAGTGTATAAATTTTCTGGCTAAAAGAAACTATTATACAACACAAAATACTACACAAGGAACATTAAATGCATATAATATTTTTCC includes:
- the LOC133925588 gene encoding uncharacterized protein LOC133925588 isoform X1; the protein is MSPPSVMGQFGDTTYTKVFVGGLAWETQKETMRKYFEQFGEILEAVVITDKNTGRSKGYGFVTFRDPDAATRACVDPAPVIDGRRANCNLASLGVQRSRPPTPQHGGARSFRVMKSFSQQTGIQGGLGAAFPSHATFPHYAIPQGLPYHVYGYSPYAPDYGYPTNYYNIYGGAQYPFYGGAAAGMVTGTSPFYPYFLFGQSGNTTTNYTSGQGYNLQYPQMFRFSTVSSTAAAVTGFAQQYGGPLSLALSPQAQAGMTTALTSPTLPTPTQAAHPYRLIPSHFAVSAAPEQPLA
- the LOC133925588 gene encoding uncharacterized protein LOC133925588 isoform X2 — translated: MSPPSVMGQFGDTTYTKVFVGGLAWETQKETMRKYFEQFGEILEAVVITDKNTGRSKGYGFVTFRDPDAATRACVDPAPVIDGRRANCNLASLGVQRSRPPTPQHGGARSFRVMKSFSQQTGIQGGLGAAFPSHATFPHYAIPQGLPYHVYGYSPYAPDYGYPTNYYNIYGGAQYPFYGGAAAGMVTGTSPFYPYFLFGQSGNTTTNYTSGQGYNLQYPQMFRFSTVSSTAAAVTGFAQQYGGPLSLALSPQAQAVCVPIKQA